Part of the Nycticebus coucang isolate mNycCou1 chromosome 22, mNycCou1.pri, whole genome shotgun sequence genome, AGCTCAGAGGACAACCTGACTGGCCTGGGAGGGTCAGGGAGGGTTCTGGAAGGAGCTGCAATCTGTGATTGGAGATTGGAGATGAAGGACAGGAGAGAGATGGCTGGGGAAAGAACATGGGCTGAGGACTCAGGCTTTGCACTTAATAGGATAGGGGCAAGAGGGAATTGTTGAAGAGACACAGGGTAGTGAGTGAGATTTGAGTTTGAGAAAGGGCACTTAGCCACTGGCTGGAGAGTGGAAGCAGGAGACCCTGGAGGAGTCTATAGCTAAGAACCAGAAATGATGAGGCCCGAGCTAGTGTGCTGGCATTTGAGGGTGCTGAGGGGCCTGCCGGTAGGTTTTAGGGAGCATTAGGAACTGGAAGGGGGTAGGAGGCAGACTCCGCACTGATGGGGCTTTGGGCTAAGGGTGCTGGAGGGCTCTGATAGCTTTCAGGCTGGAGCATCAAGGTAAATAGTGGTGTCCCCACTGGGAAGAAGAACACAGAATTAAGGTCACTATGATGGTCACATGCCTGCCCTGTGGGAGCTCCAGAATAAGTGTCGGTCTGTCTTTCTCTAGACCGGATCCCCCAGATCCTCAACATGGCCTCAGAACTGGATTTCAACTTAGAGACAATGCCCCGTATCAACTGTGCAGCTGCCGGGAACCCCTTCCCAGTACGGGGCAGCATGGAGCTGCGCAAGCCAGATGGCACTGTGCTCTTGGTCAGCCCCGATCACCCCTGACCCACCAGCCTCCCATCCTCTCAGCTTCACAGTTGATCCCCAACCCCTCAGAACTTTCTGCAGGCTCCTCCCATTGGCCTGACCATGCTCAAATGAGGTTGGACTGGTTGGTGAGACAGACATATGTATACCTGCTACAGGGGAATTCACTCTCTGTGATCTGCCCCTGTCTCCCCTCTCAGTCCACCAAGGCGATCGTGGAGCCAGATAGGACCACCGCTGAGTTCGAGGTGCCCCGCTTGGCTCTTGGGGACAGTGGATTCTGGGAGTGCCGCGTGTCCACATCTGGTGGCCAAGACAGCCGGCGTTTCAAGGTCAATGTCAAAGGTCAGCCAAGTCGGCACTCTGATGCTGCTCAGACTAGGGATCCTCGTGGGAAGGCAAAGGCATCTAAGGTCATGGCCTAGCACCACACAAAGAGGGATGTGGTCAACTAGAGGTCAGGCCAGTCAGTGTCAAGGCTAGAGCCATAGTCCCATGTGGAAAGGACATCCTCTGCTACAGAAACTGGGCACTTCCCAGCCTCATCCTCCCTCCTGCCTAGCCATGCTGCCCCTCAACCACCGCACACACACAAGTTTGAGTCTCCCAGGGGAGTGCATAGTGCTGTGGATCTCACAGGGTGACTGGCTTCACTCCCCAGGGGCAGTGCATGCCCAGGAGTCTTCCAGGAGACTAGTAGGGAACCACTAGTCCCAGAGCAGAGCATCCCACCCCAGTCTGGATGCCCCTTCACCCTCTCCAGCACCGCAAGCCTCGGCCACTCACATGACTGACACCCCTCAACCCTCAGCTGCTGTCCCTGCTTCTGACCCCCTCCTCTTCCTACAAGAGCACCCCTTGCATTCCTCTTTCTCACTGTCCCACTCTGCCTCCCGGAGCCTCaccttcccccatccccatctGGATCCACCCTTCACCTTTCTCTGCTCACTCTCCCCAGGTATTGGACTCCGACTACCTGGGTTTGAATACTCTCTTCACAAGTTCCTTGCTCCATCACCTACAGCAAGTTACTAACCTCTTTTAGttggtttctctttctttaaaatggggatattaGCACTTAGTTGATAAGGTTGCTATGAAGATCAAATTAGAGGATGCATTTAAGCATTTAGCACGGTGCCTGACCCAGGGTGTGTGCTCAATATATGCTgacaattattgttattttaaatgtcatcttttttttttttttttttggccggggctgggtttgaacccgccacctccagcatatggggccggcgccctactcctttgagccataggtgccgccctcccAAGATTTTGATTATTCTCTGGCAACTCCCACATGAGCTGTAGGCACCAATGGGCTCCTTGGGACCCAAACTGGACCTTTGCCTCCCCCCACATCAGCATCTCCCCATGGCATGCTCATTGCTGCCTGACACCTCCTCAGCTACAATTCTGCATTAGGCTtgcccaccttcctccttccctcccttcctttctttctagaaAGTCAGTCTGGGCTGGCATACTGGGtgatatctgtaatcccagcatttggagAGGTTCAgggagaaggatcacttaaggcaggagttcaagacaagtttgggcaacatagcaagaccccgtttttacaaaaaaaatttctaaaaattagcctggcgtgGTGttgcacacctgtactcccagctactcaggaggctgaagcagaagaatccctcaagttcaggagttcaagaactcctgagctatgatgatgccactgcagtctagcctggacaacagaacgAGActctagttctttaaaaaaaaaaaacaggaaagaaaaaaggaaagtcagTCTGGTAAATATTTGGAAGAGGCAAAGGAACCGGTCAAGGCATTAATGCACTAatctggagaaactgaggctaggACAGGAACAGTGACCATGGAGTGGGGAAGCCAGGAAGAAACTTGAAAGCTGTTTTGGAGTAGAACCAATTGATTTGAGGTTGCCTGGTTAGAGAGACCTAGTTCAAACTCTGGCTTTATCTCGCCAtcactgtgtgacctcagacaagccAGTCAATGGTATTGAGCGTTTTCATTATGTGGGTAATGAGCCCTATCTGAAGAGTAGCTATGAGAATCAGAGGCTGTGCAATAAGGCATTGGCTAGAGCAGGTGCTTTGtcactgcacttttttttttttttttaattaagagagCGTGAATGATGAAGGGAGGGGCAGAGACCAGAGTGACACCCAGGTTGTTCCCCTACCCTGGGTTCCAACCCCTGTCTACCCACATGCTATGTGGGCAGAGTACACAGCCCAAGCCCTGTCTCATCTCCAGGAggcttctgcttcagcctcctgagtagctgcgacaaTACATTCATGTCCTATTGCCAAATCCCTGGCCAAAACTCTGTCCTCCCTGGGCCCTGGCTACTCTGGTCATCTGCTGAACTTTGTCTCCCTGAAGCCCTCAGCTCCAAACAAAGCGCAAAGGTGTTTTTGAAGCCCACTGCAGAGCCCCTCCTTTCCTTGAGGCCTCAATAGGCAGTGTGGCCATGCCTCACCCCCACTCTCCTGGCAGTGCCCCCAGTGCCCCTGGATGCACCTCAGCTCCTGGCCAAGCAAAGCCGCCAGCTTGTGGTCTCCCCACTGGTCTCGTTCTCTGGGGATGGACCCATCTCCTCTGTCCGTCTGCATTACCGGCCACAGGACAGCACCATGGCTTGGTCAGCCATTGTGGGTGAGTGGGAGGGAACCAGGATGGCTCAGAGGTGCTGGGTAACAGAGCATAGGGGAGTGGAAATGACGGGTGGATAGTGCAAGAAGAGCAAAGCTGAAGGGGACTGAATGATGTGTACTGTATACCCCATCCCCAGTGGACCCCAGTGAAAACGTGACATTAATGAACCTGAGGCCGAGGACAGGATACAGTGTCCGTGTGCAGCTGAGCCGcccaggggaagggggagaggggaccTGGGGGCCTCCCACCCTCATGACCACAGACTGTCCTGGTGAGTGGACAAGAGTCATCCGTTCCTGTCACCCCAGGGGTTTATCTCCTGTCCCCCAAAGGGCTCTTGCCTTTCCCCTTAGAGGCTGTCCACTGGGGATCATTGTCCTATCCAGCCCTGAGGACCCATTGGACAGTTCTGACCTCTGACCTCTGGCCCCAGAGCCCTCTTTACAGCCATGGCTGGAGGGCTGGCATGTGGAGGGCCCTGATCGACTACGAGTGAGCTGGTCCTTGCCCTCGGTGCCCGGGCCACTGGTGGGTGACGGTTTCCTGCTGCGCCTGTGGGACGGGGCACAGGGACAGGAGCGGCGGGAGAACGTCTCATCCCCCAAGGCCCGCACTGTCCTCCTGGCTGGCCTCACACCTGGTGCCCACTACCAGCTGGATGTGCGGCTCTACCACTGCACTCTCCTGGGGCCCGCCTCGCCCCCCGCACATGTGCATCTGCCCCCCAGTGGTATGTCTGGGCTGGAGAAGGGGAGGACATGGGACACAGGCACTCATGAGACCTGGAGAGACTGGGTAGGCATGGAGAGGACACAGGACACACCTGAGGTATCAGGCAGACATGAGCCCAGCAAGGATGTGACATGCAGAGAGGATACAGGATACCAGGGAGGCCATAGGTCACCAGGAGCATGTGGATGGGGACACAGTATGGAGAGATGTGGGGAGGACTTAGGATACAAGGAGAGCAAGGGGGAGCAGAAGCTTGGGGGTGAGGGTGGCCTGGggatggaagggaaggaggaggttgGCAGCATGGCTCCTTTCCTGGGGTCCACAAAGCAGACGTGTCTGCCCCACAGCTACATAGCCTGGTCCTGTCTGAGTCCTATCTTCCTGCCCCCCTCTTCCCAGGGCCTCCAGCCCCCCGAAACCTCCAGGCCCAGGCCCTCTCAGACACGGAGATCCAGCTGATGTGGCAGCGCCCAGAGGCTCCGGCTGGGCATATATCCAAGTACATCGTAGAGGTGCAGGTGGCTGGAGGCGCAGGAGACCCGCTGTGGATGGACGTGGACAGGCCTGAGGAGACAGGCACCATTGTCCGTGGCCTCAATGCCAGCACACGCTACCTCTTCCGCGTGCGTGCCAGTGTTCAGGGTCTAGGTGACTGGAGCAACATGGTGGAAGAGGCAACCCTGGGCAACGGTGAGAGGGCAAGGCCCCCAGGACTCCTGGGCCTGAGGTTGGCCTCAGTATGCTCTCTCCACATGACCCCTGGTAGAGCCAGGGTACCCCAGACCCCTCCCAACAAGTGATACAGCCCTGTACTGGGGACTCTGACTCTTCCCTTCTTGTGACCCACTGTATTAGGGCTGAGAAAATTGTGTGACGCCTGTGGCACCCCTGGGCCCTTTCTCCATGTGGCCTAAGTGACCTTCATGAGTCCTGTACTGGGATCTTTGACCTCTCCCTCTATGTGACTACATGGTGGCCTCTGGGTTCCCTGACCCAGGCAATCCCCACAAGCTGCCCCTCTTACTGTGTCCAGGGCTACAGGGTGAAGGCCCAGTCCAAGAGAGCCGGGCAGCAGAGGAGGGCCTGGATCAGCAGCTGATCCTAGCTGTGGTGGGATCCGTGTCTGCCACCTGCCTCACCATCCTGGCCGCGCTCCTCACCCTGGTGTGCATCCGCAGAAGCTGCCTGCACCGGAGACGCACCTTCACCTACCAATCAGGATCGGTCAGTGGCCCATGCCCGCCCCGGGTGCATGTGTACAGCCCCTTGTGCATGCATGTTTCCCCAACATATGTGTGGGTACTTAcataccgtgtgtgtgtgtgtgtgcacgcacgctCGCTCACACATTGCATATCTGTGTTGCAGGTATCAAGCTACACTCACATACTCAAAGGtgcaaaatataattttctttatttctttagaacTGAACTCAGCTCATGAGCCCACTTACGTTAGGGGTGAAATATTTAACATTCCCAGTTCAGAATAACTCAGTTATGTCTATATTTCACCAGGGCCAGTGAGACTTAGACCTGGTCTACTTGTGTTTTCCTCTCCTGCTTCCTTCTCCCTAGATGTGATCTAAGCCTAGGTGATGCCACAGAGGGGCACCTGCATCCATGCTGGCCTCTGTCTACACACATGCTTGGCAGACATCCTCAGCCTGCTGGCCCTCagcagcaggcctcctgctttTAGGCCACTCATGCCATGAGCTCCTCATCCCAACCACCACCCTTACAAATCCCAGGGCCTCTTTTGGGAAACATAAGATCTCCAGGGTTTCCCTATGCCCTGCAGAAGGCCCATTCTGTGGCCCTCAGACCCCTCAGACAACTGTTTCTCTTGCTCTGAAATTATGCAGCCTCACCCTTGCTTCTGATCAAAGAACACCAGACTCCACTCCTCCTGGCTGCCCTGTAAATCTGCCAGAGTTCTCAACCTCCTGTAGCCCTTGTCCCTTCCGTCCTCAGGCCAACACTTACAGCCAGGGGGAGAAGACCCATTGTTACCTCATCTTGTCACATCCTTCCATCTGGTCTTACCCCTGCCCCAGGTCCTGTCACTTCTGGGGTCTCCCTCCCTGTTGTCACTCACAACCTTTGGTCCTCCAGGGATGGATTTTTGATATTTACAGCCCATCTttggcattaaaaaataaaaaaagtctctTCTTTCTCAAGGGCTGGCCCTTGCAATAGAAAGACTAGTGTTCAAGGCTGGTGTCTCTGCTATGCCTTTAAAAACTCCACTCAGAGATTCAACTGGCCTCTTTGTTCCAGTGTTGGCCCTTCCTCTGACGTCAGTGCACACAGAAGCCATCATTGCTGTGGTGGGGGAGGGTGATGGGTACAGATGTTGGGGGCAAGAGATGGGAAAGCAGTCACATATCATCATAATTCAGGCACATATGGGTCCCCTTGTGGGTGCCCCTGTATATGCATGTGTCCTGGATGCACGTGTGTGTCCGTGCACCTGTGTGGATTCACTTACACATACGTGCACTCTGGTGTGTGCTTTCAGCTGTCTATGCTTCATGTGAATGTGTGCGCACCATGTCCTCAGGCCTTGCCTATGTTTTGGTGCACTTAGGGAGCCCCTCCACAGGCCTGTCTTCACCCCTCTTCCAGGTCTCATATGGCAACCCCTTTGGTCTTGTTCAGcgatttccttttcttgccctcAGCCCTACCCAGGTAACCCACCTTCTACTCAGCTGCGAGAACTGGACGTTCCTCTCTGTTGTGGTCTTGCTCTATTCAGGTCCTGGTTTGGCTTGAGAGCTGTGGGGATGCCAAGTGTGTGGACAGGGTAATCTCTGATGCTGCGTCAGAGGGGCATCAGAAGGGGAAGCAGACCCCTCCACTGGCTCCCAGTGCCTTGGGTTTAGTGTGTGTTGTGTGCTCAGTCAAGGTACCTCATCTGCAGCCCAGCCAAGACTGAGATCCTTTCCGCAGCCTCCTTGGTGACAGAGAAGCCTAGGTTTGAGAGTAGCACAGTCCTGGGAAGCCCCACTGCACAGCTTATCCCCATCCTTTTCTgtttgaaatgtcagaaataatcATCCTTCTCTCATGGCTTCTCGCAACATGGCCTGCAAGCCCTCCATCTGCCTTCTAGAGCCCCACACACCAGATCCCCAGGCTGcagctctgcctttctctctgtggACATCTGACCCAGTGGCCCACCTGTGGCTCTATCCTAAGATTCTGTGTCTGTCCCTGGAACCATCAGGGCACCCTCTGTCCATTTTTCTAACCACTGGATCCTTTTTTTGTGCCTGTCTGCATCCTCTCCTGCCCCCATGTCTCCTGTGTGGACTGTCTACTTGTCCCATTCTGTGAAGGGCGAGGAGACAATCCTGCAGTTCAGCTCAGGCACCTTGACACTGACCCGGCGACCCAAACCGCAGCCAGAGCCCTTGAACTACCCAGTGCTGGAATGGGAGGACATCACCTTTGAGGACCTCATCGGGGAGGGAAACTTTGGCCAGGTCATCCGGGCCATGATAAAGAAGGATGGGCTCAAGATGAACGCAGCCATCAAGATGCTGAAAGGTCCCCTGACCCTGGCCCTCTCCTTTGTCCCACACATCCCAGCTCCTGCCCTCCCCCAGCTCTCTCCAGCCATTGACCCCCACCCTCATCATCGCATGCCCTTTCTCCAGAGTTATTTCTGGCAAAAGTGATACTGGATTCTCTACACAGAGTATGCCTCTGAAAATGACCATCGTGACTTTGCGGGAGAACTGGAAGTTCTGTGCAAATTGGGGCATCACCCCAACATCATCAACCTTTTGGGGGCCTGTGAAAACCGAGGTGAGCCCCCAACTTATCTACTACCTCTCCTTCCAAACCCCCACTATCTGCCATCACCTCCACCATGTTGGTAGCTTGCTGGGGGCTGCAGGTGACTGGCATGTCCCTCTTGGTTCTCCCTTATGTGTCAGGGTCCCTGTCTATTTCCCTTGGGCACCTGCTCTCAGCCCAGGCTGCCTGTATACAAATTGTCACCATGTATCTCCTCACCACCCAGGTTACTTGTACATTGCAATTGAGTATGCCCCCTATGGGAACCTGCTGGATTTCCTGCGTAAGAGTCGGGTCCTGGAGACTGACCCAGCTTTTGCTCGAGAGCACGGCACAGCCTCCACCCTCAGCTCCCGGCAGCTGCTTCGTTTTGCCAGTGATGCTGCCAATGGCATGCAGTACCTGAGTGAGAAGCAGGTATGTGAGCAGGGAGGGTGGTGGAAGGGTGAGGGGGAAGGCTCAGGTATTCTGAAGCATGGCTTGGTCTTTAGGGTGTGTTCCAGGTATAACACAGGTATGTCTGTAGCATACCCTGGCAGTGCCCGGGGAAGGTGGAGGGCTAGCTGGAAGGAGATTTTGTCTTGGAAAGTGTTTCAGGGGTAGGATTGGGGTAGTGATAGTTAGGACTGTGTTTGTGTAAGGGGAAGTTGAGGGGACTGAGGAATAGTGAGA contains:
- the TIE1 gene encoding tyrosine-protein kinase receptor Tie-1 isoform X1 codes for the protein MVWLGPPFLFPILFLASQVGAAVDLTLLANLRLTDPQRFFLTCVSGEAGAGRGTDAWGSPLLLEKDNRIVRTLPPGQPLRLARNGSHQVTLRGFSKPSDLVGVFSCVGGAGARRARVIYVHNSPGAHLLPDRVTHTVNKGDTAVLSARVHKEKQTDVIWKSNGSYFYTLDWHEAGDGRFLLQLPNVQPSSSGIYSATYLEASPLGSAFFRLIVRGCGAGRWGPGCAKECPGCLHGGVCHDHDGECVCPPGFTGTRCEQACREGRFGQSCQEQCPGTSGCRGLTFCLPDPYGCSCGSGWRGSQCQEACAPGHFGADCRLQCQCQNGGTCDRFSGCVCPSGWHGVYCEKSDRIPQILNMASELDFNLETMPRINCAAAGNPFPVRGSMELRKPDGTVLLSTKAIVEPDRTTAEFEVPRLALGDSGFWECRVSTSGGQDSRRFKVNVKVPPVPLDAPQLLAKQSRQLVVSPLVSFSGDGPISSVRLHYRPQDSTMAWSAIVVDPSENVTLMNLRPRTGYSVRVQLSRPGEGGEGTWGPPTLMTTDCPEPSLQPWLEGWHVEGPDRLRVSWSLPSVPGPLVGDGFLLRLWDGAQGQERRENVSSPKARTVLLAGLTPGAHYQLDVRLYHCTLLGPASPPAHVHLPPSGPPAPRNLQAQALSDTEIQLMWQRPEAPAGHISKYIVEVQVAGGAGDPLWMDVDRPEETGTIVRGLNASTRYLFRVRASVQGLGDWSNMVEEATLGNGLQGEGPVQESRAAEEGLDQQLILAVVGSVSATCLTILAALLTLVCIRRSCLHRRRTFTYQSGSGEETILQFSSGTLTLTRRPKPQPEPLNYPVLEWEDITFEDLIGEGNFGQVIRAMIKKDGLKMNAAIKMLKEYASENDHRDFAGELEVLCKLGHHPNIINLLGACENRGYLYIAIEYAPYGNLLDFLRKSRVLETDPAFAREHGTASTLSSRQLLRFASDAANGMQYLSEKQMVPDDRGQVRAIRQEDGWRPKPGSENTVPEGKEERTTAWGNTRDLAARNVLVGENLASKIADFGLSRGEEVYVKKTMGRLPVRWMAIESLNYSVYTTKSDVWSFGVLLWEIVSLGGTPYCGMTCAELYEKLPQGYRMEQPRNCDDEVYELMRQCWRDRPYERPPFAQIALQLGRMLEARKAYVNMSLFENFTYAGIDATAEEA
- the TIE1 gene encoding tyrosine-protein kinase receptor Tie-1 isoform X2: MVWLGPPFLFPILFLASQVGAAVDLTLLANLRLTDPQRFFLTCVSGEAGAGRGTDAWGSPLLLEKDNRIVRTLPPGQPLRLARNGSHQVTLRGFSKPSDLVGVFSCVGGAGARRARVIYVHNSPGAHLLPDRVTHTVNKGDTAVLSARVHKEKQTDVIWKSNGSYFYTLDWHEAGDGRFLLQLPNVQPSSSGIYSATYLEASPLGSAFFRLIVRGCGAGRWGPGCAKECPGCLHGGVCHDHDGECVCPPGFTGTRCEQACREGRFGQSCQEQCPGTSGCRGLTFCLPDPYGCSCGSGWRGSQCQEACAPGHFGADCRLQCQCQNGGTCDRFSGCVCPSGWHGVYCEKSDRIPQILNMASELDFNLETMPRINCAAAGNPFPVRGSMELRKPDGTVLLSTKAIVEPDRTTAEFEVPRLALGDSGFWECRVSTSGGQDSRRFKVNVKVPPVPLDAPQLLAKQSRQLVVSPLVSFSGDGPISSVRLHYRPQDSTMAWSAIVVDPSENVTLMNLRPRTGYSVRVQLSRPGEGGEGTWGPPTLMTTDCPEPSLQPWLEGWHVEGPDRLRVSWSLPSVPGPLVGDGFLLRLWDGAQGQERRENVSSPKARTVLLAGLTPGAHYQLDVRLYHCTLLGPASPPAHVHLPPSGPPAPRNLQAQALSDTEIQLMWQRPEAPAGHISKYIVEVQVAGGAGDPLWMDVDRPEETGTIVRGLNASTRYLFRVRASVQGLGDWSNMVEEATLGNGLQGEGPVQESRAAEEGLDQQLILAVVGSVSATCLTILAALLTLVCIRRSCLHRRRTFTYQSGSGEETILQFSSGTLTLTRRPKPQPEPLNYPVLEWEDITFEDLIGEGNFGQVIRAMIKKDGLKMNAAIKMLKEYASENDHRDFAGELEVLCKLGHHPNIINLLGACENRGYLYIAIEYAPYGNLLDFLRKSRVLETDPAFAREHGTASTLSSRQLLRFASDAANGMQYLSEKQFIHRDLAARNVLVGENLASKIADFGLSRGEEVYVKKTMGRLPVRWMAIESLNYSVYTTKSDVWSFGVLLWEIVSLGGTPYCGMTCAELYEKLPQGYRMEQPRNCDDEVYELMRQCWRDRPYERPPFAQIALQLGRMLEARKAYVNMSLFENFTYAGIDATAEEA